A stretch of Onychomys torridus chromosome 2, mOncTor1.1, whole genome shotgun sequence DNA encodes these proteins:
- the Zfand1 gene encoding AN1-type zinc finger protein 1 isoform X2, translated as MAELDIGQHCQVQHCRQRDFLPFVCDGCSGIFCLEHRSKDSHGCPEVNVIKERPKLDDHKPYSCSFKDCTEVELVAVICPYCEKNFCLRHRHQSDHGCEKLEIPKPRMAATQKLGKDIIDTKAGGAVSKGRKGAKTSGTAAKVALMKLKMHADGDKSLPQTERIYFQVYLPKGSKEKSKAMFFCLRWSIGKVVDFAASLASLRNENNKLTAKKLRLCHVPSGEALPLDHTLETWITREDNPLYNGGNVILEYLNDEEQTLKNVDSYLE; from the exons ATGGCGGAGTTGGACATCGGGCAGCACTGCCAGGTGCAGCACTGCCGGCAGCGAG ATTTTCTTCCATTTGTATGTGATGGTTGTTCGGGAATATTTTG cCTTGAACACAGAAGCAAGGACTCTCATGGTTGTCCTGAG GTGAATGTAATCAAGGAGAGACCGAAGCTAGATGATCACAAACCTTACTCGTGCTCATTCAAGGACTGTACTGAAGTAGAGCTCGTGGCAGTGATATGTCCTTATTGTGAGAAGAACTTTTGCCTAAG ACACCGTCATCAGTCGGATCATGGGTGTGAAAAACTGGAGATCCCAAAGCCGCGAATGGCTGCCACACAGAAGCTTGGCAAAGACATTATTG ACACCAAGGCAGGAGGGGCAGTAAGTAAAGGCCGGAAAGGCGCGAAAACCAGCGGGACAGCCGCAAAGGTGGCTCTGATGAAGCTAAAGATGCATGCTGACGGGGACAAGTCACTGCCACAG acagaaagaatttACTTTCAAGTCTACTTACCAAAGGGGAGCAAAGAGAAGAGCAAAGCCATGTTCTTCTGCCTCCGCTGGAGCATTGGGAAGGTGGTGGACTTCGCAGCTTCCCTAGCCAGTCTTCGAAATGAAAACAACAAGCTGACAGCCAAG AAGCTGAGGCTGTGTCACGTCCCTTCAGGAGAAGCCTTGCCCTTGGATCACACTTTGGAAACATGGATCACTAGGGAGGACAACCCTTTATATAATGGTGGAAATGTTATTTTGGAATATCTTAACGATGAAGAACAGACTTTGAAAAATGTTGACTCTTACTTGGAATAG
- the Zfand1 gene encoding AN1-type zinc finger protein 1 isoform X1, which yields MAELDIGQHCQVQHCRQRDFLPFVCDGCSGIFCLEHRSKDSHGCPEVNVIKERPKLDDHKPYSCSFKDCTEVELVAVICPYCEKNFCLRHRHQSDHGCEKLEIPKPRMAATQKLGKDIIDTKAGGAVSKGRKGAKTSGTAAKVALMKLKMHADGDKSLPQTERIYFQVYLPKGSKEKSKAMFFCLRWSIGKVVDFAASLASLRNENNKLTAKQKLRLCHVPSGEALPLDHTLETWITREDNPLYNGGNVILEYLNDEEQTLKNVDSYLE from the exons ATGGCGGAGTTGGACATCGGGCAGCACTGCCAGGTGCAGCACTGCCGGCAGCGAG ATTTTCTTCCATTTGTATGTGATGGTTGTTCGGGAATATTTTG cCTTGAACACAGAAGCAAGGACTCTCATGGTTGTCCTGAG GTGAATGTAATCAAGGAGAGACCGAAGCTAGATGATCACAAACCTTACTCGTGCTCATTCAAGGACTGTACTGAAGTAGAGCTCGTGGCAGTGATATGTCCTTATTGTGAGAAGAACTTTTGCCTAAG ACACCGTCATCAGTCGGATCATGGGTGTGAAAAACTGGAGATCCCAAAGCCGCGAATGGCTGCCACACAGAAGCTTGGCAAAGACATTATTG ACACCAAGGCAGGAGGGGCAGTAAGTAAAGGCCGGAAAGGCGCGAAAACCAGCGGGACAGCCGCAAAGGTGGCTCTGATGAAGCTAAAGATGCATGCTGACGGGGACAAGTCACTGCCACAG acagaaagaatttACTTTCAAGTCTACTTACCAAAGGGGAGCAAAGAGAAGAGCAAAGCCATGTTCTTCTGCCTCCGCTGGAGCATTGGGAAGGTGGTGGACTTCGCAGCTTCCCTAGCCAGTCTTCGAAATGAAAACAACAAGCTGACAGCCAAG CAGAAGCTGAGGCTGTGTCACGTCCCTTCAGGAGAAGCCTTGCCCTTGGATCACACTTTGGAAACATGGATCACTAGGGAGGACAACCCTTTATATAATGGTGGAAATGTTATTTTGGAATATCTTAACGATGAAGAACAGACTTTGAAAAATGTTGACTCTTACTTGGAATAG
- the Zfand1 gene encoding AN1-type zinc finger protein 1 isoform X3, whose product MPVVSKDNRTDFLPFVCDGCSGIFCLEHRSKDSHGCPEVNVIKERPKLDDHKPYSCSFKDCTEVELVAVICPYCEKNFCLRHRHQSDHGCEKLEIPKPRMAATQKLGKDIIDTKAGGAVSKGRKGAKTSGTAAKVALMKLKMHADGDKSLPQTERIYFQVYLPKGSKEKSKAMFFCLRWSIGKVVDFAASLASLRNENNKLTAKQKLRLCHVPSGEALPLDHTLETWITREDNPLYNGGNVILEYLNDEEQTLKNVDSYLE is encoded by the exons ATGCCTGTGGTAAGCAAAGACAACAGGACAG ATTTTCTTCCATTTGTATGTGATGGTTGTTCGGGAATATTTTG cCTTGAACACAGAAGCAAGGACTCTCATGGTTGTCCTGAG GTGAATGTAATCAAGGAGAGACCGAAGCTAGATGATCACAAACCTTACTCGTGCTCATTCAAGGACTGTACTGAAGTAGAGCTCGTGGCAGTGATATGTCCTTATTGTGAGAAGAACTTTTGCCTAAG ACACCGTCATCAGTCGGATCATGGGTGTGAAAAACTGGAGATCCCAAAGCCGCGAATGGCTGCCACACAGAAGCTTGGCAAAGACATTATTG ACACCAAGGCAGGAGGGGCAGTAAGTAAAGGCCGGAAAGGCGCGAAAACCAGCGGGACAGCCGCAAAGGTGGCTCTGATGAAGCTAAAGATGCATGCTGACGGGGACAAGTCACTGCCACAG acagaaagaatttACTTTCAAGTCTACTTACCAAAGGGGAGCAAAGAGAAGAGCAAAGCCATGTTCTTCTGCCTCCGCTGGAGCATTGGGAAGGTGGTGGACTTCGCAGCTTCCCTAGCCAGTCTTCGAAATGAAAACAACAAGCTGACAGCCAAG CAGAAGCTGAGGCTGTGTCACGTCCCTTCAGGAGAAGCCTTGCCCTTGGATCACACTTTGGAAACATGGATCACTAGGGAGGACAACCCTTTATATAATGGTGGAAATGTTATTTTGGAATATCTTAACGATGAAGAACAGACTTTGAAAAATGTTGACTCTTACTTGGAATAG
- the Zfand1 gene encoding AN1-type zinc finger protein 1 isoform X4 → MAATQKLGKDIIDTKAGGAVSKGRKGAKTSGTAAKVALMKLKMHADGDKSLPQTERIYFQVYLPKGSKEKSKAMFFCLRWSIGKVVDFAASLASLRNENNKLTAKKLRLCHVPSGEALPLDHTLETWITREDNPLYNGGNVILEYLNDEEQTLKNVDSYLE, encoded by the exons ATGGCTGCCACACAGAAGCTTGGCAAAGACATTATTG ACACCAAGGCAGGAGGGGCAGTAAGTAAAGGCCGGAAAGGCGCGAAAACCAGCGGGACAGCCGCAAAGGTGGCTCTGATGAAGCTAAAGATGCATGCTGACGGGGACAAGTCACTGCCACAG acagaaagaatttACTTTCAAGTCTACTTACCAAAGGGGAGCAAAGAGAAGAGCAAAGCCATGTTCTTCTGCCTCCGCTGGAGCATTGGGAAGGTGGTGGACTTCGCAGCTTCCCTAGCCAGTCTTCGAAATGAAAACAACAAGCTGACAGCCAAG AAGCTGAGGCTGTGTCACGTCCCTTCAGGAGAAGCCTTGCCCTTGGATCACACTTTGGAAACATGGATCACTAGGGAGGACAACCCTTTATATAATGGTGGAAATGTTATTTTGGAATATCTTAACGATGAAGAACAGACTTTGAAAAATGTTGACTCTTACTTGGAATAG